A single Xiphias gladius isolate SHS-SW01 ecotype Sanya breed wild chromosome 22, ASM1685928v1, whole genome shotgun sequence DNA region contains:
- the si:dkeyp-84f3.5 gene encoding zinc finger protein 729, producing the protein MPSAHGQNNIMEKQKSVNSVASAQLGGESSTFICTECGDGFSQYSNVLAHMAIHGPLESFSLDGSSNGFEVPREYVLQENGTLTVVNGLAQSQSSVKPVSPGVLPAHFPSPTKPVSPTLRPHPSPYRDVFRPRPTDLTLDKSRQGHYRCEICSRSFNSLQSLHRHQQYRNTERGYKCTLCCKIFEGRQDLKKHLQDHASERFHCCVHCGKRFLKVDALNAHQKENHFSSRPTVLGKSENKQEKKFEKTYPCRKCKLNFFWMSDFQTHSLYHCKGKEPDVTFASEIEIEVNSKNIDTALENCHSNGTSIDLKNGDTKIFRDTSSEIDTEYSFTPYRCGLCGDRFQKLTALKEHHLTHQTQEEIDQLNQESQRTFKRRMPPKGRRRRGGNPNGKLHPCKHCHRVFNHSSSLSRHMRYHKGTMHTCVFCGRHFPQRCDLRRHVAMYHKAELEKKPGLKHLYTAPQNGPTPNSLNCEKNPSSPDEKTKSSSDNEQTTSPEQLPKGKQSGKAGRVNYKCQECGKRFGLLCVYQRHLRYHKKEPSKCPRCPAQFRNSSSLELHLQNHPSTGEADDAGQTSRCTGTDGDHVLEKDNAEDIEDDYMDHTQNDKGNSSEVLYECTECTETFSCLETFLQHQTTHGSENNG; encoded by the coding sequence ATGCCATCAGCacatggacaaaataatatcaTGGAAAAGCAGAAATCAGTGAATAGTGTTGCTTCAGCACAGTTGGGTGGAGAATCAAGTACTTTCATCTGCACTGAGTGTGGTGATGGGTTCAGTCAGTACTCAAATGTGCTGGCCCACATGGCCATTCATGGACCTTTGGAGTCATTTTCCTTGGATGGCTCATCTAATGGATTTGAAGTCCCACGAGAATATGTGCTACAAGAAAATGGCACATTGACAGTTGTGAATGGCTTGGCACAGTCACAGTCTTCTGTGAAACCTGTATCTCCGGGAGTCCTGCCAGCGCATTTCCCATCCCCTACTAAACCAGTGTCTCCAACTTTAAGGCCACACCCTTCCCCTTACAGAGATGTATTTAGGCCAAGGCCAACAGACTTGACCTTGGACAAGTCTCGTCAGGGCCATTACCGTTGTGAAATATGTAGCAGATCATTTAACAGCCTACAGAGTTTACATCGTCACCAACAGTATCGAAACACAGAGCGAGGTTACAAGTGTACTTTGTGCTGTAAGATCTTTGAAGGTAGACAGGACCTTAAGAAACACCTCCAGGACCATGCCAGTGAAAGGTTTCACTGCTGTGTTCATTGTGGTAAGCGATTCCTTAAAGTGGATGCACTTAATGCtcatcaaaaagaaaaccacttCTCCTCCAGGCCTACAGTTTTGGGTAAATCAGAGAataagcaggaaaaaaagtttgagaaaacaTATCCTTGTAGGAAGTGCAAGTTGAATTTTTTCTGGATGTCAGATTTTCAGACACATTCACTGTACCATTGCAAAGGAAAAGAACCTGATGTTACTTTTGCATCTGAAATTGAAATCGAAGTGAACTCTAAAAACATAGACACTGCACTTGAAAACTGCCACAGCAATGGCACATCTATTGATCTTAAGAATGGGGATACTAAAATCTTTAGGGATACTAGCAGTGAGATTGATACAGAATACTCTTTCACACCATACAGATGTGGTTTATGTGGGGATCGTTTCCAAAAGTTAACAGCTCTAAAGGAGCATCATCTCACACATCAAACTCAGGAGGAAATAGATCAGCTGAATCAAGAATCACAAAGAACTTTTAAGCGAAGAATGCCGCCTAAAGGTAGACGTAGAAGAGGTGGTAATCCAAATGGCAAGCTGCATCCTTGCAAGCACTGTCATCGTGTCTTTAATCATTCTAGTAGTTTATCTCGGCACATGAGATACCATAAGGGTACTATGCACACATGTGTATTTTGTGGTAGGCATTTTCCACAGCGCTGTGATTTGAGAAGGCATGTAGCCATGTACCACAAAGCCGAATTGGAAAAGAAACCAGGTTTGAAACACTTGTATACAGCTCCACAAAATGGGCCTACCCCCAATTCTCTTAATTGTGAGAAAAACCCAAGTTCTCCCGACGAGAAAACCAAGAGCTCCTCTGACAATGAACAAACCACATCACCAGAGCAACTTCCTAAGGGGAAACAATCAGGAAAAGCAGGGCGAGTTAACTACAAGTGTCAGGAATGTGGAAAGAGATTTGGGCTGTTATGTGTGTACCAACGGCACTTGCGTTATCACAAAAAGGAACCTAGCAAGTGCCCCCGATGTCCAGCTCAATTCAGGAATTCTTCATCCCTTGAGCTTCACCTTCAAAATCACCCAAGCACAGGAGAAGCAGATGATGCTGGACAAACTTCCCGCTGCACTGGCACTGATGGGGACCATGTCCTTGAAAAGGATAATGCAGAGGACATAGAGGATGACTATATGGACCATACTCAAAATGATAAAGGAAATTCTTCAGAGGTTCTTTACGAATGCACTGAGTGCACTGAGACATTCTCATGCTTGGAGACATTTCTTCAGCACCAGACTACTCATGGCTCAGAAAACAACGGGTAA